A single window of Marinobacter sp. LA51 DNA harbors:
- a CDS encoding LysE family translocator, with product MITELFWAYLVAITLLTVTPGVDTLLVMRNTGRGGLRDGCVTSVGICSGLFLHAILSALGISILLVETAWAFSALKWAGACYLVWLGLVSLRQAMVGEQEPAAEAPAERKRRVSATVSFREGVLSNVLNPKTALFYMALLPQFVDPAGNAFQQSLLLASVHFFLAMVWQCGLAFVVVRFKGLGASRRVRRALNATTGGFFVAMGAKLASS from the coding sequence TTGATTACCGAGTTGTTCTGGGCTTACTTGGTGGCTATCACCCTGCTAACGGTGACACCGGGTGTCGACACCCTGCTGGTGATGCGCAACACCGGCCGCGGGGGGCTGCGCGATGGCTGCGTGACCAGTGTGGGCATTTGCAGTGGCCTGTTCCTGCACGCGATTCTGTCAGCGCTGGGTATTTCCATCCTGCTGGTGGAAACTGCCTGGGCCTTTTCCGCGCTGAAATGGGCGGGGGCCTGCTACCTGGTGTGGTTGGGGCTGGTGTCCCTGCGCCAGGCCATGGTTGGAGAGCAAGAGCCCGCCGCGGAAGCGCCGGCTGAGCGCAAACGGCGGGTGTCTGCGACGGTCTCTTTCCGGGAAGGGGTGCTGTCCAACGTGCTCAATCCCAAGACCGCCTTATTCTATATGGCATTACTACCCCAGTTTGTTGATCCCGCTGGCAATGCCTTTCAGCAGTCGCTGCTGCTGGCCAGCGTGCACTTCTTCCTGGCCATGGTGTGGCAGTGCGGGTTGGCGTTTGTGGTGGTCCGGTTCAAGGGCCTGGGGGCTAGTCGGCGGGTAAGGCGTGCGCTCAACGCCACCACCGGTGGTTTCTTTGTCGCCATGGGTGCCAAGCTGGCGAGCAGCTGA
- the fdxA gene encoding ferredoxin FdxA → MAFIVTDNCIKCKYTDCVEVCPVDCFYEGPNFLVIDPDECIDCALCEPECPAEAIFSEDELPADQVEFVELNADLAGKWPNITEKKDPLPDAEEWDGKPNKLQYLEK, encoded by the coding sequence ATGGCGTTTATCGTTACTGATAACTGCATCAAGTGCAAATACACAGACTGCGTGGAAGTTTGCCCGGTAGACTGTTTCTACGAAGGCCCTAACTTTCTGGTAATTGATCCCGACGAGTGCATCGACTGTGCCCTGTGTGAGCCAGAATGCCCCGCGGAAGCGATTTTCTCTGAAGACGAGCTGCCGGCCGACCAGGTCGAGTTTGTTGAGCTGAACGCTGATCTTGCCGGCAAATGGCCGAACATTACCGAGAAGAAGGATCCGCTGCCGGACGCCGAAGAGTGGGATGGCAAGCCCAACAAGCTCCAATACCTGGAAAAATAA
- the mutS gene encoding DNA mismatch repair protein MutS produces the protein MSAAQTDLSKHTPMMQQYLKIKGQHPNELVFYRMGDFYELFYEDAKKAAELMDITLTARGQSGGNPIPMAGIPFHSSEGYIARLVRAGQSIAICEQIGDPATSKGPVDRQVVRIVTPGTLSDDAYLEDRRDNLLVAIYSHHEQFGFASLDISSGRFAVSELDDLEALQGELQRVRPAEILISEDFPYEDVLEGFTGIRRQGPWLFESDTARRVITHQLQVRDLTGFGCEDLTLAICAAGCLLQYAKETQRTALPHIRKLTRERRDEAVIMDAASRRNLEIDTNLMGGHLHTLAWVMDRTATSMGGRELRRWLNRPLRDIDTVTQRQQAVSALLDGFHYEPVHDLLKAVGDIERVLARVALRSARPRDLARLRDAFQALPKLQETLKPVNSHHIVKLATEISEYPELANLLERAIIDNPPVVIREGGVIREHFDEELDELRNISENAGQYLLDVEIRERERTGISTLKVGYNRVHGYYIEISRAQSDQAPVDYIRRQTLKNAERFITPELKEFEDKALSAKSRALAREKGLYDEVLETVAAELAPLQDAAQALAEMDVLSNFAERATSLRFAAPEFSEKPGFDIEEGRHPVVEQLLDEPFVPNDLLMDTERRMLVITGPNMGGKSTYMRQAALIALLAYTGSFVPANRAVLGPVDRIFTRMGSSDDIAGGRSTFMVEMTETANILHNATEFSLVLMDEVGRGTSTFDGLSLAWATAEHLAKNIRCYTLFATHYFELTQLADDLQHAVNVHLTATEHDDSIVFLHNVHDGPASQSYGLQVAKLAGVPQDVIRNAKGQLAHLEGSTTPSPTRSPVATSNEAERPAEPITQANDPVMQGDMFASLEPSAVEQALKTLDLDDLTPREAMNRLYELKALMAK, from the coding sequence ATGTCAGCAGCTCAGACCGATCTTTCCAAGCACACGCCCATGATGCAGCAGTACCTCAAGATCAAGGGTCAGCACCCCAATGAACTGGTGTTCTACCGGATGGGGGATTTCTACGAGCTGTTCTACGAGGACGCCAAGAAAGCCGCCGAGTTGATGGACATCACCTTGACCGCCCGAGGCCAGTCTGGGGGCAACCCCATTCCCATGGCCGGTATCCCGTTTCACTCGTCTGAGGGATACATTGCACGGCTGGTTCGGGCAGGTCAATCCATCGCCATTTGCGAGCAGATTGGCGACCCGGCCACCAGCAAGGGGCCGGTGGACCGCCAGGTTGTGCGGATCGTCACCCCCGGCACACTGAGCGACGACGCCTACCTTGAGGACCGCCGCGACAACCTGTTGGTGGCCATCTACAGCCACCACGAGCAATTCGGTTTTGCCTCGCTGGACATCTCCAGTGGTCGCTTTGCCGTCTCTGAACTCGACGACCTGGAAGCCCTTCAGGGTGAACTCCAGCGCGTGCGCCCGGCGGAGATACTTATCAGCGAGGATTTCCCGTACGAAGACGTGCTGGAAGGCTTCACCGGCATTCGGCGCCAGGGCCCCTGGCTGTTTGAATCCGACACCGCACGCCGGGTCATTACCCACCAACTGCAGGTCCGGGACCTGACCGGCTTTGGCTGCGAAGACCTGACCCTGGCCATCTGCGCGGCGGGCTGCCTGCTCCAGTACGCCAAAGAAACCCAGCGCACCGCCCTGCCCCATATCCGCAAGCTGACGCGGGAGCGCCGGGACGAGGCGGTGATTATGGATGCTGCCAGCCGCCGCAATCTGGAAATCGACACCAACCTGATGGGCGGTCACCTGCACACCCTGGCCTGGGTAATGGATCGCACCGCCACCTCCATGGGTGGCCGTGAGCTTCGGCGCTGGCTGAACCGTCCGCTGCGCGATATCGACACCGTGACGCAACGCCAGCAGGCGGTGTCGGCCTTGCTCGACGGCTTTCACTACGAACCCGTGCACGACTTGCTGAAAGCAGTCGGCGACATTGAGCGAGTACTCGCACGGGTTGCCCTGCGCTCGGCCCGCCCCCGGGATCTTGCGCGACTGCGCGATGCCTTCCAGGCGTTGCCAAAGCTGCAGGAAACACTAAAGCCGGTCAATTCGCACCACATCGTAAAACTGGCAACTGAGATTAGCGAATACCCGGAACTGGCCAACCTGCTCGAACGCGCCATCATCGACAACCCACCGGTGGTCATCCGCGAAGGCGGAGTGATTCGTGAGCACTTCGATGAAGAACTGGATGAACTCCGGAACATCAGCGAGAACGCCGGCCAATATCTGCTGGACGTGGAAATCCGGGAACGGGAACGTACCGGCATCAGCACCCTGAAAGTCGGCTACAACCGCGTGCACGGCTATTACATTGAAATCAGCCGGGCCCAATCGGATCAGGCCCCGGTGGATTACATCCGGCGCCAAACCCTGAAAAACGCCGAGCGGTTTATCACCCCGGAACTGAAGGAATTCGAAGACAAAGCACTGAGCGCCAAGAGTCGCGCACTGGCCCGTGAGAAGGGTCTGTACGACGAGGTGTTGGAAACCGTGGCTGCGGAACTGGCCCCGCTACAGGATGCGGCCCAGGCCCTGGCGGAAATGGACGTGCTCAGCAACTTTGCCGAGCGGGCGACCTCCCTGCGTTTTGCCGCGCCCGAGTTCAGCGAAAAACCCGGGTTCGACATTGAGGAAGGCCGGCACCCGGTGGTGGAGCAACTGCTGGACGAACCCTTTGTGCCCAACGACCTGCTAATGGACACCGAGCGACGCATGCTGGTGATCACCGGCCCGAACATGGGCGGTAAGTCCACCTACATGCGCCAGGCCGCGCTGATTGCCCTGCTGGCCTACACCGGCAGCTTTGTACCCGCAAACCGGGCAGTACTGGGGCCGGTAGACCGGATCTTTACCCGCATGGGCTCTTCGGATGACATTGCCGGTGGCCGTTCTACGTTCATGGTGGAGATGACTGAAACCGCCAACATCCTCCACAACGCCACCGAATTCAGCCTGGTGCTGATGGACGAAGTGGGTCGCGGCACCAGTACCTTCGACGGCTTGTCACTGGCCTGGGCCACCGCCGAGCACCTGGCCAAGAACATTCGCTGCTACACCCTGTTCGCCACGCACTATTTCGAACTCACCCAGCTGGCCGACGATCTCCAGCACGCGGTGAATGTGCACCTGACCGCCACCGAGCACGATGACAGCATTGTGTTCCTGCACAACGTTCACGATGGCCCTGCCAGTCAGAGTTACGGTTTGCAGGTGGCAAAATTGGCGGGTGTACCCCAGGACGTGATCCGCAACGCCAAGGGTCAGCTGGCGCACCTTGAAGGTAGTACAACACCTTCACCTACCCGCTCACCGGTCGCTACCAGCAACGAGGCGGAGCGCCCAGCCGAACCGATCACACAAGCCAATGACCCGGTCATGCAGGGCGATATGTTTGCCAGCCTGGAGCCGAGCGCGGTGGAGCAGGCGCTGAAGACACTGGATCTGGACGACCTGACACCGAGGGAAGCCATGAATCGGCTATATGAACTGAAGGCTCTGATGGCCAAATAA
- a CDS encoding CinA family protein encodes MTATDQELFDAGEGLGELLKRQERMIATAESCTGGWVAKALTDKDGSSSYVLGGLVTYSNEAKEALLGVTRKSLDEHGAVSEPVVREMVAGALAATGAQVAIAISGVAGPGGGSEEKPVGTVWFAWGCDPASTEAVVRHFEGDRDQVRRQAVLFALEGVREYLEALESA; translated from the coding sequence ATGACGGCCACGGATCAGGAACTTTTTGACGCCGGCGAAGGGCTCGGCGAACTGCTCAAGCGCCAGGAACGCATGATTGCCACGGCTGAGAGCTGCACTGGCGGTTGGGTCGCCAAGGCTCTGACCGACAAGGATGGCTCGTCCAGCTACGTACTGGGTGGTTTGGTGACCTACAGCAATGAGGCCAAGGAGGCATTGTTGGGGGTTACCCGGAAATCGCTTGATGAGCACGGTGCCGTTAGTGAGCCCGTGGTGCGGGAGATGGTGGCCGGTGCCCTGGCTGCTACCGGAGCTCAGGTAGCCATTGCGATCAGCGGTGTGGCTGGCCCGGGTGGAGGCAGCGAGGAAAAACCGGTGGGCACCGTCTGGTTTGCCTGGGGGTGCGATCCGGCGTCCACGGAAGCGGTAGTGAGGCACTTTGAAGGCGACCGGGACCAGGTTCGGCGACAGGCCGTTCTCTTTGCCCTGGAGGGAGTCCGGGAGTATCTGGAGGCGCTCGAATCAGCCTGA
- the recA gene encoding recombinase RecA, which translates to MEDNRKKALNAALGQIERQFGKGAVMKMGDQPREAIPAVSTGSLGLDVALGIGGLPYGRICEIYGPESSGKTTLTLQVIAEAQKQGKTCAFVDAEHALDPVYAEKLGVNVDDLLVSQPDTGEQALEISDMLVRSNAVDVIIVDSVAALTPKAEIEGEMGDSHVGLQARLMSQALRKLTGNVKHANCLLIFINQIRMKIGVMFGSPETTTGGNALKFYSSVRLDIRRIGAVKDGDEVVGNETRVKVVKNKVSPPFRQAEFQIMYGKGIYHMAEVLDMGVKEGFVDKSGAWYAYNGDKIGQGKANACKFLEENMDMATEIEAKVRDKLMPKPEKKEKVAEAETEANGELL; encoded by the coding sequence ATGGAAGACAACCGCAAGAAAGCACTTAACGCAGCATTGGGCCAGATTGAGCGTCAGTTTGGTAAAGGCGCTGTGATGAAAATGGGTGATCAGCCCCGCGAGGCGATTCCTGCGGTTTCCACCGGTTCCCTGGGGCTGGACGTTGCTCTCGGCATTGGTGGCCTGCCATACGGTCGTATCTGTGAAATCTATGGTCCTGAAAGTTCCGGTAAAACCACGCTGACCCTTCAGGTCATCGCTGAAGCGCAGAAGCAGGGTAAGACCTGTGCGTTTGTGGACGCCGAGCATGCCCTGGATCCGGTCTACGCCGAAAAGCTGGGCGTAAACGTGGACGATCTGCTGGTTTCCCAGCCGGACACCGGCGAGCAGGCGCTGGAAATTTCCGACATGCTGGTTCGCTCCAATGCAGTAGACGTGATCATTGTCGACTCCGTGGCCGCGCTGACGCCGAAAGCGGAAATCGAAGGCGAGATGGGTGACAGCCACGTTGGCCTGCAGGCCCGCCTGATGTCCCAGGCGCTACGGAAGCTGACCGGTAACGTAAAGCACGCCAACTGCCTGTTGATTTTCATCAACCAGATTCGTATGAAGATTGGCGTGATGTTTGGCAGCCCGGAAACGACCACCGGTGGTAACGCACTGAAATTCTACTCGTCTGTACGCCTGGATATCCGTCGTATTGGCGCGGTGAAAGACGGTGACGAGGTTGTCGGCAACGAAACCCGTGTGAAAGTGGTCAAGAACAAGGTTTCGCCGCCGTTCCGTCAGGCCGAGTTCCAGATCATGTACGGCAAGGGCATCTACCACATGGCCGAAGTGCTCGACATGGGCGTGAAAGAAGGCTTCGTAGATAAGTCTGGCGCCTGGTACGCGTACAACGGCGACAAGATCGGCCAGGGCAAGGCCAACGCCTGCAAGTTCCTGGAAGAGAACATGGACATGGCGACCGAAATCGAAGCCAAGGTCCGTGACAAGCTGATGCCCAAGCCGGAGAAGAAAGAGAAGGTGGCTGAGGCAGAGACTGAAGCTAACGGTGAGCTGCTTTAA
- a CDS encoding flavodoxin family protein has product MADTKRLLIVAHAPSPNTLKLRDAVFQGASHDDIENVEVTVRAPLEAGPEDVLACDAIILGTTENLGYMSGALKDFFDRSYYPCLEKTQGLPFAYYIRAGQDGTGTHRAIESITTGLRWRRIQDPLICRGEFQAGFEDQCQELGLYVAASLDAGLI; this is encoded by the coding sequence ATGGCTGACACAAAGCGACTGCTGATTGTTGCCCATGCGCCTTCCCCGAATACCCTTAAACTCCGGGATGCGGTGTTTCAGGGCGCCAGCCACGACGATATCGAGAATGTCGAAGTGACGGTTCGCGCGCCACTGGAGGCCGGGCCGGAGGATGTACTCGCCTGCGACGCCATCATCCTGGGCACCACCGAAAACCTCGGCTATATGAGCGGGGCGCTGAAGGACTTCTTCGACCGCAGTTATTACCCCTGCCTTGAGAAAACCCAGGGCCTGCCCTTTGCCTACTATATCCGCGCCGGCCAGGACGGCACCGGAACCCACCGTGCCATCGAAAGCATCACCACGGGTCTGCGCTGGCGGCGCATTCAGGATCCGTTAATCTGCCGTGGTGAATTCCAGGCTGGTTTCGAGGATCAGTGTCAGGAGCTAGGGCTTTACGTGGCGGCGAGTCTCGATGCGGGGCTCATCTAG
- a CDS encoding PilZ domain-containing protein: MTCLDLNRYGMAVLCPRPVEPGARLFMDFAGKYIRESRVGAKVVECQPFQTGYRVSVQFSYCLDKKGYSRTVDNALSRIEGLYSRFAS, translated from the coding sequence GTGACCTGTCTCGACCTGAACCGCTACGGCATGGCCGTGCTTTGCCCGAGGCCGGTGGAGCCCGGCGCCCGGCTGTTCATGGACTTCGCCGGCAAATACATCCGGGAATCCCGGGTTGGTGCCAAGGTGGTGGAGTGTCAGCCGTTTCAAACGGGTTACCGGGTCAGTGTGCAGTTCAGTTACTGCCTGGACAAGAAAGGCTATTCACGCACCGTGGACAATGCCCTGTCCCGGATTGAAGGGCTATACAGCCGGTTCGCCAGCTAG
- a CDS encoding Lon protease family protein — MKSLSLHQLYKACVLKELPFKTTRQLKPLAEIVGQNRAQEAVRFALAMPHGGYNVYAVGRNGLGKRTMMLRYLEHHVDTKQKSHDWCYVANFEEPRVPRLLQLPAGKGTQLKQDMEKLMARLVKVIPQTFDSDSFLERSEQLKNEYAKMQEDELEKVAAQAKRKKVSLTVSTPGGYRLVAMNGEEPHTAESFQALTDAQRDKFEDSINRLEKKLRAALRKLADWEQEYADKQQALNTETLEGISGHQIDELKEKYSDLPDVVSFFEAVRKDLAENLDIFLDDDDEQAAIAYASLDKKMPRRYLVNTLVHQKTNEVPVVVEDNPNYHNLFGYVENVTYKGTVFTDFSLIRPGSLHRANGGYLLMDAIKVLEQPYVWDGLKRALRSKSIQINSLERELTLSGTISIEPEAVPLDVKIVLFGDRETWMLLQEYDSEFAELFRITADFENEMYRSDDSQLLYAKFIASLVSEKELLHCSNKAVARVIEHSARMAEHQDRLSLHAADIANLLRESDYWARQAGAKLIQDTHVERALESAKYRSSRIRDQFYDSIRDGSTLVTTHGTCVGQVNALSVLSTGGFEFGLSNRVTATCYYGDGAVMDIERDVKLGGNIHSKGVMILSSWLASHFAVTDPMHLSASLTFEQNYGEVDGDSASLAELCALISSLAEIPVRQDLAITGSVNQFGEVQPIGGVNEKVEGFYTTCQLKDGLTGTQGVIVPSTNVQNLMLDSEVVQAAREGKFAVYAVSRLEEAVTLLLGMPAGKADDKGRYPKQSVFGIIQQRLEKMREHERQEHNRDDHKDPSIH, encoded by the coding sequence TTGAAGTCACTGTCTCTGCACCAGCTATACAAAGCCTGTGTTCTGAAAGAGTTACCGTTTAAAACGACCCGGCAATTGAAGCCCCTGGCCGAGATTGTCGGGCAGAATCGGGCCCAGGAAGCCGTGCGTTTTGCGCTCGCCATGCCCCATGGTGGTTACAACGTCTACGCCGTCGGACGAAACGGGCTGGGTAAGCGAACCATGATGCTGCGTTATCTTGAGCATCATGTGGACACCAAGCAGAAGAGCCATGACTGGTGCTACGTGGCGAATTTTGAGGAGCCCCGGGTTCCCCGCCTGCTGCAGTTGCCTGCCGGAAAAGGCACTCAGCTGAAGCAGGATATGGAAAAGCTGATGGCCCGTTTGGTCAAGGTAATTCCGCAAACCTTCGACAGCGACAGCTTCCTTGAGCGTTCTGAGCAGCTCAAGAATGAGTACGCAAAAATGCAGGAGGATGAGCTGGAGAAAGTGGCGGCTCAGGCCAAGCGCAAGAAGGTCAGCCTGACGGTATCGACACCTGGTGGCTATCGCCTGGTGGCGATGAATGGTGAAGAGCCCCACACTGCGGAATCTTTCCAGGCGCTGACTGATGCGCAGCGCGACAAGTTTGAGGATTCCATCAACCGGCTCGAAAAGAAGCTGCGGGCGGCCCTACGCAAGCTGGCGGACTGGGAGCAAGAATACGCAGACAAACAGCAGGCCCTGAATACCGAGACGCTGGAAGGTATTTCCGGGCATCAGATCGACGAGTTAAAAGAGAAATACAGTGACCTTCCGGACGTGGTGTCTTTTTTTGAAGCGGTACGCAAGGATCTGGCTGAAAACCTGGACATCTTCCTGGATGACGACGACGAGCAGGCGGCCATCGCCTATGCCTCCCTCGACAAGAAGATGCCCCGTCGTTACCTGGTGAACACGCTGGTACACCAGAAAACCAATGAAGTGCCGGTGGTGGTGGAAGACAACCCCAACTACCACAACCTGTTTGGCTACGTGGAAAATGTCACCTACAAGGGCACGGTGTTTACCGACTTCTCCTTGATCCGGCCTGGCAGCCTGCATCGTGCCAACGGCGGTTATCTGCTTATGGACGCGATCAAAGTGCTGGAGCAGCCCTACGTCTGGGATGGCCTGAAGCGAGCGCTGCGTTCCAAGTCCATCCAGATCAATTCCCTGGAGCGGGAGCTGACCCTGTCAGGCACTATCTCCATTGAGCCGGAGGCGGTTCCCCTGGACGTTAAAATTGTCCTGTTCGGTGATCGTGAGACCTGGATGCTGCTGCAAGAGTACGATTCCGAATTTGCAGAGCTGTTCCGGATTACCGCTGATTTCGAAAACGAAATGTACCGGTCGGACGACAGCCAGCTTCTGTACGCCAAGTTCATAGCCAGCCTGGTTAGCGAGAAAGAGCTTCTGCATTGCTCCAATAAGGCCGTTGCCCGGGTGATTGAGCACAGTGCCCGTATGGCCGAGCATCAGGACCGTTTGTCCCTGCACGCGGCCGATATCGCCAATTTGCTGCGGGAATCCGATTATTGGGCCCGTCAGGCCGGTGCCAAGCTGATTCAGGACACCCACGTTGAGCGGGCCCTGGAAAGCGCGAAATACCGCAGCAGCCGTATTCGCGACCAGTTCTACGATTCCATTCGCGATGGCTCGACGCTGGTGACCACTCACGGCACCTGTGTCGGCCAGGTTAATGCGCTCTCGGTGCTGTCGACTGGCGGTTTCGAATTCGGCTTGTCCAACCGTGTCACCGCGACCTGCTACTATGGAGATGGCGCGGTGATGGATATCGAGCGCGACGTCAAACTGGGCGGCAACATTCACTCCAAGGGCGTGATGATCCTCAGCTCATGGCTGGCCTCGCACTTTGCGGTTACTGATCCCATGCACCTGTCTGCCAGCCTGACGTTTGAGCAGAATTATGGCGAGGTGGATGGCGACAGTGCTTCCCTGGCAGAGCTCTGCGCCCTGATCTCGTCATTGGCGGAGATTCCGGTGCGCCAGGATCTGGCGATTACCGGGTCGGTAAACCAGTTTGGTGAGGTTCAGCCGATTGGCGGGGTAAACGAGAAAGTGGAAGGCTTCTATACCACCTGCCAGCTCAAGGATGGCCTGACCGGCACCCAAGGCGTGATTGTGCCCAGCACTAACGTTCAGAATCTGATGCTGGACAGCGAAGTGGTTCAGGCCGCTCGCGAGGGTAAGTTTGCGGTGTACGCTGTCAGCCGTCTGGAAGAAGCGGTTACCTTGCTGCTGGGCATGCCTGCGGGCAAAGCCGACGACAAGGGCAGGTACCCGAAGCAGAGCGTTTTTGGCATTATTCAGCAAAGGCTCGAGAAGATGCGCGAACATGAGCGCCAGGAGCACAACCGTGATGACCACAAAGATCCGTCAATTCACTGA
- the fixJ gene encoding response regulator FixJ, with protein sequence MTDIQQTVYVVEDDEAVRDSLELLLKSDGKPVQTFESATSFLKEYSDKMAGCIVLDIRMPGMDGMELQKKLNDKHSILPIIFVTGHGDVPMAVDAMKEGAVDFIQKPYREEALLEKIEAALAQDLEQRKTLDEKQEIIRRVKSLTPREHEIMDRMIAGQANKVIAIELEISQRTVEIHRSRVMHKMGTHSLAHLVRMVLSVKDLIDAR encoded by the coding sequence ATGACTGATATCCAGCAGACCGTATACGTAGTAGAGGATGATGAGGCGGTTCGTGATTCACTGGAACTGCTGCTGAAATCCGACGGCAAGCCGGTGCAGACCTTTGAGAGTGCTACCAGCTTTCTTAAAGAGTATTCCGACAAGATGGCTGGCTGCATCGTGCTGGATATCCGCATGCCCGGCATGGACGGCATGGAATTGCAGAAGAAGCTGAACGACAAGCATTCAATTCTGCCCATCATCTTCGTCACCGGTCACGGCGATGTGCCCATGGCGGTGGATGCCATGAAAGAGGGCGCGGTCGATTTTATCCAGAAGCCGTACCGGGAAGAAGCGCTGCTGGAGAAAATCGAAGCGGCACTGGCGCAGGACCTTGAGCAGCGCAAGACCCTGGACGAAAAGCAGGAAATCATTCGCCGCGTGAAAAGCCTGACCCCCCGTGAGCATGAAATCATGGATCGAATGATTGCCGGGCAAGCGAACAAAGTGATTGCGATCGAGCTTGAGATCAGCCAGCGCACGGTGGAGATCCACCGTTCCCGGGTCATGCACAAAATGGGTACCCATTCACTTGCGCATTTGGTCCGTATGGTCTTGTCCGTAAAGGACCTTATCGACGCCCGTTGA